Proteins encoded by one window of Mus musculus strain C57BL/6J chromosome 10, GRCm38.p6 C57BL/6J:
- the Mbd6 gene encoding methyl-CpG-binding domain protein 6 isoform 3 (isoform 3 is encoded by transcript variant 3): MNGDNASSAADRAGGPAATPVPIPIGWQRCVREGAVYYISPSGTELSSLEQTRSYLLSDGTCKCGLECPLNVPKVFNFDPLAPVTPGGAGVGPASEEDMTKLCNHRRKAVAMATLYRSMETTCSHSSPGEGASPQMFHTVSPGPPSVRPPCRAPPTTPLNGGPGSIPQDPPSVPQAFPPLTGPAGLFPPPRLPDPVPSAGSSSPCFLPRGNAPSPAPPPPPAISLNAPSYNWGASLRSNLVPSDLGSPPAPHASSSPPSDSPLFHCSDALTSPPLPPSNNPPGPPGPPGPATQPPVSSATMHLPLVLGSLGGAPAVEGPGAPPFLASSLLSAAAKAQLPPPSTLQGRRPRAQAPSAAHASPRPSQRRPRRPPTVLRLLEGGGPQTPRRTRPRAPAPVPQPFPLPEPSQPILPSVLSLLGLPTPGPSHSDGSFNLLGSDAHLPPPPALSSGSPPQPRHPIQPSLPGTTSGSLSSVPGAPAPPAASKAPVVPSPVLQSPSDGLGMGAGPACPLPPLAGGEAFPFPSPEQGLALSGAGFPGMLGALPLPLSLGQPPPSPFLSHSLFGVLAGGGQPPPEPLLPPPGGPGPPSAPGEPEGPSLLVASLLSPPPSDLLPPPSAPPSNLLASFLPLLALGPTAGDGEGSAEGAGGPNGEPFSGLGDLPPLLFPPLSAPPTLIALNSALLAASLDPPSGTPPQPCVLSAPQPGPPTSSVTTATTDPGASSLGKAPSNSGRPQLLSPLLSASLLGDLSSLASSPGALPSLLQPPGPLLSSQLGLQLLPGGGAPPALSEASSPLACLLQSLQQIPPEQPDAPCLPPESPASALEPEPARPPLSALAPPHASPDPPVPELLTGRGSGKRGRRGGGGLRGINGETRPGRGRKPGSRREPGRLALKWGTRGGFNGQMERSPRRTHHWQHNGELAEGGAEPKDPPLPGTHSEDLKVPPGIVRKSRRGRRRKYNPARNSSSSRQDVTLEPSPTTRAAVPLPPRARPGRPAKNKRRKLAP; encoded by the exons ATGAATGGAGACAATGCGAGCAGTGCAGCAGACAGAGCTGGGGGCCCTGCCGCCACGCCTGTCCCCATCCCCATCGGGTGGCAACGCTGTGTGCGAGAAGGTGCTGTGTACTATATCAG CCCAAGTGGCACAGAGCTGTCTTCCTTGGAGCAAACCCGTAGCTACCTCCTCAGCGATGGGACCTGCAAGTGCGGTCTGGAGTGTCCACTTAATGTACCCAAG GTTTTCAACTTTGACCCTCTGGCCCCGGTGACCCcgggtggggctggggtggggcctGCATCAGAGGAGGACATGACCAAGCTGTGCAACCACAGGCGGAAagctgttgccatggcaactctGTACCGCAGCATGGAGACCACCTGCTCACACTCTTCTCCTG GAGAGGGAGCAAGCCCCCAGATGTTCCACACTGTGTCCCCAGGGCCCCCCTCTGTCCGCCCTCCTTGTCGAGCTCCTCCTACAACTCCACTTAACGGGGGTCCTGGCTCCATTCCCCAAGACCCACCTTCCGTTCCCCAGGCCTTCCCCCCTCTGACAGGCCCTGCAGGGCTCTTCCCACCACCCCGGCTTCCTGATCCAGTTCCctctgcaggcagcagcagcCCTTGTTTCCTCCCAAGAGGCAATgctccctctccagccccacctccccCACCTGCTATCAGCCTCAATGCCCCCTCCTACAACTGGGGGGCTTCCCTCCGATCCAACCTGGTGCCCTCTGACCTGGGCTCTCCTCCAGCCCCTCACGCCTCCTCTTCACCACCCTCAGACTCTCCTCTCTTCCACTGTAGCGATGCCTTAACatctcctcccctgcccccaagcAATAACCCCCCTGGTCCCCCTGGCCCCCCTGGTCCTGCCACTCAGCCACCAGTGTCTTCAGCCACTATGCAcctgcccttggtcctgggatCCTTGGGAGGGGCCCCCGCAGTGGAGGGGCCTGGGGCACCCCCATTCCTTGCTAGCAGTCTGCTCTCTGCAGCAGCCAAGGCCCAGCTGCCCCCTCCCAGCACTTTACAGGGCCGAAGGCCCCGTGCCCAGGCACCCTCAGCTGCCCATGCATCACCCCGTCCCTCTCAGCGGCGGCCTCGCCGGCCCCCAACTGTCTTGCGGTTGCTAGAAGGGGGAGGCCCTCAGACCCCTAGACGGACTCGTCCTCGGGCCCCTGCTCCTGTCCCTcagccctttcctctcccagaGCCATCCCAGCCTATTCTCCCCTCTGTGCTGTCCCTACTGGGACTCCCCACCCCTGGCCCTTCCCACTCGGATGGAAGCTTTAACCTTTTGGGGTCAGATGCacaccttcctcctcccccagcccTCTCCTCAGGGAGCCCTCCCCAGCCCAGGCACCCCATTCAGCCCTCTCTGCCTGGGACCACCAGTGGCAGCCTCAGCAGTGTGCCAG gTGCCCCTGCCCCACCAGCTGCCTCCAAAGCCCCCGTAGTCCCCAGTCCTGTGCTTCAAAGCCCGTCTGATGGGCTGGGGATGGGGGCAGGCccagcctgccctctgcctcccttgGCTGGTGGGGAGGCTTTCCCTTTCCCCAGCCCTGAGCAGGGCCTGGCTCTCAGTGGAGCTGGCTTCCCGGGGATGCTAGGGGCCTTGCCTCTCCCTCTGAGTCTGGGGCAGCCTCCCCCTTCTCCATTCCTTAGCCACAGTTTATTTGGTGTGCTGGCGGGGGGAGGACAGCCTCCTCCTGAGCCCCTGTTGCCCCCGCCAGGGGGGCCTGGCCCTCCCTCAGCCCCAGGCGAGCCCGAAGGGCCTTCACTCTTGGTGGCTTCTCTGCTTTCACCACCCCCTTCCGACCTCCTCCCGCCTCCTTCTGCACCCCCTAGCAATCTCCTTGCCTCTTTTCTGCCCCTGTTGGCCCTGGGCCCCACAGCTGGGGATGGGGAAGGCTCTGCAGAGGGAGCTGGGGGTCCAAATGGGGAGCCATTTTCAGGTTTGGGAGACCTGCCCCCCCTATTATTTCCCCCACTTTCAGCCCCACCCACCCTCATAGCTTTAAATTCTGcgctgctggctgccagcctggaTCCCCCTTCGGGGACACCCCCCCAG CCCTGTGTCCTGAGTGCCCCCCAACCTGGACCACCTACCTCCAGTGTCACCACGGCAACTACTGACCCGGGGGCCTCCTCTCTGGGCAAGGCCCCCTCCAACTCAGGGAGACCCCAACTTCTTAGCCCTCTGCTGAGTGCCAGCCTGCTGG GTGATCTGTCTTCACTGGCCAGCAGCCCTGGAGCCCTCCCCAGCCTGTTGCAGCCTCCTGGCCCTCTTCTTTCCAGCCAGTTAGGGCTGCAGCTCCTCCCTGGGGGGGGAGCGCCTCCCGCCCTGTCAGAGGCTTCTAGTCCCCTAGCCTGCCTGCTACAGAGTCTCCAG CAGATCCCTCCAGAGCAGCCAGACGCCCCCTGTCTGCCCCCCGAGAGCCCCGCCTCAGCCCTCGAACCGGAGCCTGCCCGGCCTCCCCTCAGTGCCTTAGCCCCACCCCATGCTTCTCCTGACCCCCCAGTCCCCGAGCTGCTCACTGGGAGGGGGTCAGGGAAACGGGGccggaggggaggagggggacttAGGGGCATTAACGGTGAGACCAGGCCAGGCAGAGGCCGAAAGCCGGGCAGCCGCCGAGAGCCTGGCCGGCTAGCACTCAAGTGGGGGACACGTGGTGGCTTCAATGGACAAATGGAACGGTCCCCAAGAAGGACTCACCATTGGCAGCATAATGGGGAGCTAGCGGAAGGGGGTGCTGAGCCCAAGGATCCACCCCTTCCTGGGACCCATTCTGAGGACCTTAAG GTGCCCCCGGGGATAGTCAGAAAGTCTCGTCGTGGCCGGAGGAGAAAATACAA CCCTGCCCGGAACAGCAGCAGCTCCCGCCAGGACGTGACCTTGGAACCCAGCCCTACAACGCGA GCAGCTGTCCCTTTGCCTCCCCGGGCCCGCCCTGGACGTCCTGCCAAAAATAAGAGGAGGAAACTGGCCCCATAG